A part of Ancylomarina subtilis genomic DNA contains:
- a CDS encoding DUF1338 domain-containing protein: MQLDVFNTLWKNYTLQNPSAQAVHDLFTQEGEQVINDHIAFRTFDDPRMNIAVLSKKFIKLGYVPKGEYKFEDKHLNAIHLEHPTIENAPRVFISELILSEFSEEFQKTVKRRLNSVGNAYYADPDLIYKGSVWGKPSYADYQFLRKESEYAAWLYIHGFRANHFTVSINALKRYNTIEKVNQFIKDKGYEMNTTGGEIKGTPEKFLQQSSTLAEMIEMEFEEGIYEVPACFYEFAIRYPDESGQLFSGFIAANANKIFDSTNFRTV; this comes from the coding sequence ATGCAATTAGACGTATTCAATACCCTTTGGAAAAATTACACCTTACAAAATCCTTCGGCACAAGCTGTGCACGATTTGTTTACTCAGGAAGGTGAACAGGTTATAAACGATCATATTGCCTTTCGAACTTTCGATGATCCCAGAATGAATATTGCTGTGCTTTCTAAAAAATTCATCAAGCTTGGTTATGTGCCCAAAGGTGAATATAAATTCGAAGATAAGCACCTCAATGCCATTCACCTTGAACATCCGACCATTGAAAATGCCCCCCGTGTTTTCATTTCAGAACTCATTCTCTCCGAATTTTCAGAGGAATTTCAAAAGACCGTAAAACGAAGACTCAATTCTGTAGGCAATGCTTATTATGCCGATCCCGATTTGATTTACAAAGGCTCTGTTTGGGGAAAACCTTCCTATGCCGATTACCAATTTCTTCGGAAAGAATCGGAATATGCCGCCTGGCTCTACATTCACGGTTTTAGAGCCAATCATTTTACGGTGAGTATTAATGCACTGAAAAGATACAATACCATCGAAAAGGTCAATCAATTTATAAAAGACAAGGGGTACGAGATGAATACCACAGGAGGCGAAATTAAAGGAACACCCGAAAAGTTTCTGCAACAGTCTTCAACTCTGGCTGAAATGATTGAAATGGAATTTGAGGAAGGCATCTATGAGGTCCCCGCCTGCTTCTACGAATTTGCAATTCGCTATCCGGACGAAAGCGGCCAACTGTTTTCCGGTTTTATAGCCGCCAATGCCAATAAGATATTCGACAGTACAAATTTCAGAACGGTATAA